In Clostridium sp., one DNA window encodes the following:
- a CDS encoding ABC transporter substrate-binding protein, translated as MRKKFNNVRNLLIIIFSAVFLFAGCGKTSTNSGNTAQESKGNVITDSTGAKVTVPEKINKIADAWPAHNEIVAMLGGSDKIVATIDSKKAYPWLYKVFPDMDKAKTIFTNTTVNTETLAQLKPDVLFMPTESKLLAKTKELGIPTVQLIFQNYDDLKKVVNTTAQVLGGDAKDKADKYNSYLDERLKAVKEVTSKIPDSQKPKILHIESFKPLTIDGQKTIVDDWIQAAGGKDAAEIEGNKKPASMEQVLKWNPDIIIMGKSVLNDKNSPIKTLDQLYSNPQWSQVNAVKNKKVYVNPMGVFLWDRYGMESALQFQWLAKLLHPDEFKNLDMVKETQKFYKEFLNYDLTADDALKILNAQNPD; from the coding sequence ATGAGAAAAAAATTCAACAATGTAAGGAATTTGCTTATTATTATCTTCTCTGCAGTGTTTTTGTTTGCCGGATGTGGTAAGACCAGTACGAATTCTGGAAATACTGCTCAGGAGAGCAAGGGAAATGTGATTACAGATTCAACTGGTGCAAAGGTAACTGTTCCCGAGAAGATCAACAAAATAGCAGATGCATGGCCGGCACACAATGAAATAGTGGCTATGCTTGGCGGATCTGATAAAATAGTTGCAACTATTGATTCGAAAAAAGCATACCCCTGGCTGTATAAAGTATTTCCAGACATGGACAAAGCTAAGACTATATTCACAAATACAACGGTCAATACAGAAACTCTTGCACAATTAAAACCGGATGTATTGTTCATGCCTACTGAATCAAAATTACTTGCAAAGACAAAGGAACTCGGAATTCCTACTGTACAGCTGATATTTCAGAATTATGACGATTTGAAAAAGGTTGTCAATACAACTGCACAGGTTTTAGGTGGAGATGCCAAGGATAAAGCAGATAAGTACAATTCCTATCTGGACGAAAGACTTAAAGCAGTAAAAGAGGTAACTTCCAAAATACCCGACTCTCAAAAACCCAAAATACTGCATATTGAATCTTTTAAGCCCCTTACAATTGATGGACAAAAAACAATAGTAGATGACTGGATACAGGCTGCCGGTGGTAAAGATGCCGCCGAGATAGAAGGAAACAAGAAACCTGCTTCCATGGAGCAGGTGCTCAAATGGAATCCTGATATAATAATTATGGGAAAAAGTGTATTGAATGATAAAAACAGCCCTATAAAAACACTTGATCAATTGTACAGCAATCCACAGTGGAGTCAGGTAAATGCGGTTAAAAACAAAAAGGTGTATGTAAATCCAATGGGAGTTTTTCTGTGGGATAGATATGGTATGGAGTCGGCACTACAATTTCAGTGGCTGGCAAAGCTTCTTCATCCTGATGAATTTAAAAATCTTGACATGGTGAAAGAAACTCAGAAGTTCTATAAAGAATTTCTGAACTATGATCTTACTGCCGATGATGCCTTGAAGATTTTGAATGCACAAAATCCGGATTAG
- a CDS encoding ABC transporter ATP-binding protein encodes MIMDIKNICCGYGRKIILRNISLTVKSGEILCILGPNGAGKTTLFKTILGFLKLKSGEIYIDDEDISKWDRKRMARTMGYVPQTHNTPFPFTVEDVVVMGRTSHLGTMSSPGRMDMKIAQNNMKTIGISYLKGKIYTEISGGERQMVLIARALTQEPDILIMDEPTSNLDFGNQIRVLRQILKLSKEGLAIVMTSHFPDHAFLCSTKVALLDKNNKFMVGAPDDIVTEENLKNAYGINVKIIDTAIEGGNKIKSCVPLI; translated from the coding sequence TTGATCATGGATATAAAAAATATATGCTGTGGCTATGGCAGAAAAATTATATTGAGAAATATATCTTTAACTGTAAAGTCAGGGGAAATACTATGTATTCTTGGTCCAAATGGGGCAGGAAAAACGACTTTGTTCAAAACTATACTGGGATTTCTGAAATTGAAATCAGGTGAAATATATATAGACGATGAGGATATAAGCAAATGGGATAGAAAGAGAATGGCAAGGACTATGGGATATGTACCGCAAACACATAATACCCCGTTTCCATTTACAGTGGAAGATGTAGTTGTTATGGGAAGAACATCCCATCTTGGTACAATGAGTTCTCCAGGCCGCATGGATATGAAAATTGCACAAAACAATATGAAGACAATTGGGATAAGTTACCTAAAAGGCAAAATCTATACGGAAATAAGTGGTGGAGAGAGGCAGATGGTGCTTATTGCAAGAGCTCTTACTCAGGAGCCGGATATACTTATTATGGATGAACCTACTTCCAATCTGGATTTTGGAAATCAGATAAGAGTTCTGAGGCAGATTTTAAAACTTTCTAAAGAAGGACTGGCTATTGTAATGACATCACATTTTCCTGATCATGCTTTTCTATGTTCTACCAAGGTAGCCCTTCTGGACAAAAATAATAAATTTATGGTTGGAGCTCCAGATGATATTGTTACTGAAGAAAACCTGAAGAATGCCTATGGAATAAATGTGAAAATTATAGATACAGCCATTGAAGGTGGAAATAAGATTAAATCCTGTGTTCCACTAATTTAG
- a CDS encoding FecCD family ABC transporter permease, with amino-acid sequence MRANLDIPSETIGGLDKNKRFYANWIFSVILLCVFLFSFTVGSYHLPLSEIINVFHSKIAGTASYYGTNVENVIFKVRMPRIFAALIIGCSLSGAGSAYQGLFRNPMVAPDILGASGGAGLGAAMGLLLSLGSLEVQIMSFIFGLAAVLLTFGINSAINHGREGSVLSLILTGMVISSLMQSFISVIKYVGDPEDKLPEITFWLMGGLSTVTTRDIIIMIFPVLIGTIPLFVLRWNLNVLSFGDEEARSLGVNTYRMKAVVIVCSTLITAASVSIGGIIGWVGLIIPHLARMIVGPNYKTALPASMLIGSIYLLLVDDIARGIFTVEIPLGILTSLIGAPFFIYLLLKGRRGWI; translated from the coding sequence GTGAGAGCAAATCTTGATATTCCATCAGAGACTATTGGTGGATTGGATAAAAATAAAAGATTTTATGCCAATTGGATATTTTCAGTTATACTTTTATGTGTATTTTTATTTTCTTTTACTGTGGGAAGTTACCATTTGCCACTTTCTGAAATTATAAATGTATTTCATTCTAAGATAGCAGGAACAGCTTCTTATTATGGCACGAATGTGGAAAATGTAATATTCAAAGTTAGGATGCCGCGAATTTTTGCGGCGTTGATTATAGGTTGCTCTCTTTCAGGAGCCGGTTCTGCCTATCAGGGATTATTTAGAAATCCAATGGTGGCACCTGATATACTTGGAGCATCTGGAGGGGCCGGCCTGGGAGCAGCTATGGGGCTTTTACTTTCTCTAGGTTCCCTGGAAGTTCAAATCATGTCATTTATATTCGGACTTGCAGCGGTGCTTTTGACGTTTGGAATCAATTCAGCAATAAATCACGGAAGGGAGGGGTCTGTACTCAGTCTCATACTTACAGGAATGGTTATATCAAGTCTAATGCAGTCTTTTATATCTGTAATCAAATATGTAGGTGATCCAGAGGACAAGCTTCCTGAAATAACTTTCTGGCTTATGGGAGGGCTTTCAACTGTGACGACCAGAGATATTATAATTATGATTTTTCCCGTACTTATTGGGACAATTCCACTTTTTGTCTTAAGGTGGAATTTAAATGTACTGTCTTTTGGAGACGAGGAGGCAAGGTCACTTGGTGTTAATACCTACAGGATGAAGGCTGTTGTGATAGTTTGTTCAACTTTGATTACAGCAGCATCAGTATCAATAGGAGGCATAATTGGCTGGGTGGGTCTTATCATACCGCATCTTGCAAGAATGATTGTAGGTCCCAACTATAAAACTGCACTTCCTGCATCAATGCTCATCGGAAGTATATATTTGCTTTTGGTAGATGATATAGCCAGGGGTATATTTACAGTTGAAATTCCCCTTGGAATATTGACTTCATTGATTGGTGCTCCATTCTTTATATATTTGCTTTTGAAAGGGAGGAGGGGATGGATTTGA
- a CDS encoding SoxR reducing system RseC family protein, whose protein sequence is MNENDKDVKTTNMVAAAFMLFIFPIVTVFIGVFAGGYIGRSAGSSIKTGQIIGGIVAFALAVIFIKIFDKSAVVDENQEKIHWDDM, encoded by the coding sequence GTGAATGAAAATGATAAAGATGTAAAAACTACGAATATGGTAGCAGCTGCTTTTATGCTCTTTATTTTTCCAATAGTCACAGTCTTTATAGGAGTCTTTGCCGGAGGATATATTGGAAGATCTGCAGGATCATCAATTAAAACGGGACAGATTATTGGAGGGATAGTTGCATTTGCTCTTGCAGTGATATTCATAAAAATATTCGACAAATCTGCTGTGGTAGATGAAAACCAGGAAAAAATTCACTGGGATGACATGTGA
- a CDS encoding macro domain-containing protein, producing the protein MIKIGKKMILIKKGNITKETSDAIVNPANSSMQHGGGAALAISRAGGPQIQADSNILIGEIGPLPVGKAVIAYGHNLPSKFVIHTVGPIMGEGSEERKLKKAVMSVLNLAESYNLKSISIPAISSGIFGFPKGRCAEILLETSAKFFKIDDIDLETIVMCNYDDETYNIFLDKEKKYN; encoded by the coding sequence ATGATTAAAATAGGTAAAAAGATGATACTAATAAAAAAGGGCAATATAACGAAGGAAACCAGTGATGCCATAGTCAATCCTGCAAATAGCTCAATGCAGCACGGTGGCGGTGCTGCCCTTGCCATATCAAGGGCAGGTGGACCACAAATACAAGCTGACAGCAACATACTCATAGGGGAAATAGGCCCCTTACCTGTAGGGAAGGCTGTAATAGCATACGGCCACAATTTACCTTCCAAATTTGTCATTCATACTGTAGGTCCAATAATGGGAGAAGGCAGCGAGGAAAGAAAATTAAAAAAGGCTGTCATGAGTGTATTGAATCTTGCAGAATCCTATAATCTGAAGTCCATATCAATACCGGCCATAAGTTCAGGTATTTTTGGATTTCCAAAAGGTAGATGTGCTGAAATACTTCTTGAAACCTCCGCGAAATTTTTCAAAATAGATGATATTGATTTGGAAACTATTGTAATGTGCAATTACGATGATGAAACCTATAACATATTCTTGGATAAGGAAAAGAAGTACAATTAA
- a CDS encoding YopX family protein yields MRQFKFRIWDKKNGDFYISRNPYPEYLLEEKERFVVTEFTGLKDRSGKEIFEGDIIGINNESSSVKLPVKFGRYSFDKFIGECGEVSEKTELYGFYVENEYLYVQMLKENVIVAGNIFNQ; encoded by the coding sequence ATGAGACAATTTAAATTTAGAATTTGGGATAAAAAAAATGGAGACTTTTATATAAGTAGAAATCCTTATCCTGAGTACTTGCTGGAAGAAAAGGAAAGATTTGTGGTAACTGAATTTACCGGATTGAAGGATAGAAGTGGAAAGGAAATTTTTGAAGGGGACATTATAGGTATAAACAATGAGAGCAGCTCTGTAAAGTTACCTGTGAAATTTGGGAGATATTCCTTTGATAAGTTCATAGGTGAATGCGGTGAAGTTAGTGAAAAAACAGAGTTATATGGATTCTATGTGGAAAATGAATACTTGTATGTTCAGATGCTTAAAGAAAATGTAATTGTAGCAGGAAATATTTTTAATCAATAG